The following proteins are encoded in a genomic region of Lactiplantibacillus plantarum:
- a CDS encoding DUF806 family protein — MLLPVSQVASLVNALNLTWLDKVYLNEIPNEDLDNTTSTVMLLQETDSSPAYLANNTFKGLAMGVEIQIFYKVNLADDFNPLEAEIALMKSLKEAGWLIVSSQHHTTDPDTNQVTKTIYVTKNEMI; from the coding sequence ATGCTATTACCAGTATCACAGGTAGCCAGCCTAGTTAACGCCCTCAATTTAACGTGGCTAGATAAAGTCTACCTTAATGAAATACCTAACGAAGATTTAGACAACACTACTAGTACAGTCATGCTATTGCAAGAGACCGATTCAAGCCCGGCCTACCTTGCAAACAACACGTTTAAAGGGTTAGCAATGGGTGTTGAGATTCAAATCTTCTACAAGGTTAACCTAGCCGATGACTTTAACCCATTGGAAGCTGAGATAGCTTTGATGAAAAGCCTTAAAGAGGCCGGCTGGTTAATTGTATCTAGTCAGCACCACACAACTGACCCGGATACCAACCAAGTGACCAAAACAATTTATGTAACTAAAAATGAAATGATTTAA
- a CDS encoding head-tail connector protein, whose protein sequence is MAADLGTLKSSLRIDGDDDDELLKGYLSAATSYIEQAIGDENGVTGFYEMEGVNDLFETAVYALAGSYWYYRTSITSNTVNPVDLVVDSIIGQLRGLYNQKQDEVDDNGN, encoded by the coding sequence GTGGCAGCCGATTTAGGAACATTAAAATCATCTTTGCGAATTGACGGGGATGATGATGACGAGCTGCTAAAAGGTTATTTGTCTGCAGCCACTAGCTACATTGAACAGGCCATTGGTGATGAAAATGGCGTTACGGGGTTCTATGAAATGGAAGGCGTGAATGACTTGTTTGAAACTGCTGTTTACGCCTTAGCTGGTTCATACTGGTATTACCGGACATCAATCACTTCAAACACCGTTAATCCAGTTGACTTAGTTGTTGATTCAATCATTGGCCAACTACGAGGTCTGTATAATCAAAAACAGGATGAGGTGGACGACAATGGCAATTAA
- a CDS encoding phage tail protein encodes MSKHNIVKATFALLDDNGDLIKDATKGLSTDGIYVADHNGEGFSQINVTAIEAAGTPGWGNGQIKRTAYGKSMPTLALTALDLDFKINQMLKGFTQNTNTGAWVRQLPKPHVAMIAESQSLDGDISIYECFNNIEFVEEASNNSTDTNSEAAYSTVLNGTVLTPLKSNIFLAANGVQQPYMIAKSTDTNFDLDKLMAETFGGYTKSTSGTTGGATGK; translated from the coding sequence ATGTCAAAACACAACATTGTAAAAGCAACTTTTGCTTTGCTAGATGATAATGGCGACTTAATTAAAGACGCTACCAAAGGTCTATCTACTGACGGAATCTATGTTGCCGATCACAATGGCGAAGGTTTCAGTCAAATCAATGTGACTGCTATCGAAGCGGCCGGGACGCCTGGTTGGGGGAATGGACAAATCAAACGAACAGCTTATGGTAAGTCTATGCCCACGCTGGCTTTAACCGCCTTAGATTTGGACTTCAAGATTAACCAGATGCTAAAGGGGTTCACACAAAACACCAATACAGGTGCCTGGGTTCGTCAGCTACCTAAGCCACATGTTGCGATGATTGCCGAATCACAATCATTAGATGGCGACATCTCAATTTATGAATGCTTTAACAATATCGAATTCGTTGAAGAAGCATCTAATAACAGTACTGATACCAACAGTGAAGCTGCTTACTCAACTGTCCTAAATGGTACCGTCTTAACGCCATTAAAGTCTAACATTTTCTTAGCTGCCAACGGGGTACAACAACCTTATATGATTGCCAAGTCAACTGATACTAACTTCGACCTAGACAAGCTTATGGCTGAAACGTTTGGCGGCTACACTAAGTCAACAAGTGGCACAACCGGTGGAGCGACTGGTAAATAG
- a CDS encoding NlpC/P60 family protein → MAKKVVGREMTSKVGLDSAEAVKSLKTLTAEVRANTSGWKAQETALKSAGEYQKAAASRVDGLAKSMEMQKSKIDELKSRQAGLNRDTKDGEETYLKLSDQINKASRSYDSMGGQLDRAKSKLQYYNSGLADLQKGYKQSTALSESYVKRLEAEGRSAEANKAKLGGLKQAYSNMEAQYKAQTSELERIKTASGATSDAYKRQQVRVNETATAMAKAKTSQNELLKAMEKEPHGFMHGVRSKLDSIDDKAKKTSHLFGTILGAHLVANGITNALSSMTESFGELTSAVTEYDNKQRTMTATWTTLTGSNGKGKQMVDIGNGLASAFNQNINVVDELNQSFYHVFDNAPRTKELTKSILTLGDTLNLSDENVTRLGTNFTHMLSSGKMQLGDFNMINDQLPMYAEKMLEFEKKQQHNSKLTMSTLRDQMSAGKISAKDAEEVMNSLGGKYAKASENLMKTIPGMERSIRTQMPALLDAIYKPIANMKSPLMGQFTKWIGDKNTKAEFKDVGNALALQINNITKAFAGKNFNVGNTLDKMLANLAKGIDKMGANIVAHKKEIKSFFSSMKTASKTSFNVFVQSLKDIEPILKIVGGFAEKHPKVFAGLASSAFVASKGISALKLAFSGLDLAKGLGGKLSRLVFKPKVDGAEGKRELTKFASFVKRSGTGMGHWLKMAASVTTTKAKGALSSMWTHTKSVGGKIGKGLKWTAKIAYKGASKAFSVLGAGIKTLGKSFLSLGRLLLANPIGLVLTAVVALGVAFYEAYKHIKPFREWVNKTFKSVVNFGKGIAKWGSNVGKSVGKALGKVGNTMGKWAKTTTGFFKKHKTEILTTLINPFAGLATWFLKDTKTGKNIQKWSKGFSKDIQKMGFKKAMDKQVNDASKAFSKTKFGKWFKTVSDSFNTWKSSFKKSWNGHWSAMGKSLRNNWNGSVKNTRNFFSTVGKKWNGFKNSFRKGWNSHWNAMTRNLHGAWNSSYKHTRDFFSSMGKKWDGWKSSFRKSWNSHWNDMRSNLNHYWNRSIKHTRDFFSSMGSRWVGWKKSFAHSWNSHWDTMRSNLHSYWNKDLSHTRVFGHSMGDWLSTFKHSFKSGWSSLGTGVENIFKGLWKDLKNFAKDGMNDVIDIINGGINAVDSVIHTFGGKRKTIGDLSHVHFAEGTGMFSGSRNPITRPTMAMLNDGNDSPQTGNKEMVMLPNGDSGIVQGRNTKMMLPAGTEVLNASETAMLMAMQGVTKYAKGTGLFGDILNSVTSGISGVTSWVGKKVGSLEKLFKTAENIIAHPIKSLENLFSWSSKGVSGVMSNIGHGLFNGVEKQAKTWWSTLWGGVSDSLDSGASSSTLVNAMMKYGATNKYVYGAEGPSAFDCSGLVEYTLKKLGISFPRTSGEQYRASKYVSNPKPGDLVFFGPGGSDHVGVYTGNGEFYSAENEHDGMGISKVHGGGYGSFAGYGRVPGLSDSASSDKSSKSSGLLGTIKKQVGSGFWKFISKLADEFGDGGSSNPGGSGVQRWKPDVIKALKKNGFEASASQVSAWMKVIARESNGDPSVVNNWDANARMGIPSKGLVQTIQPTFDAYKFPGHNNPLNGYDDLLAGIHYMKAKYGSGASAFDRVSGPEGYENGGIINTNQLIEVAEHNKPEMVLPLTNKSRANQLIAQASQVVNGNTSTQVASTNSESNEKLDKLISLMSAILGNMGSVQAVIAKSDVVNAVKSDNKTASQYSQMMGY, encoded by the coding sequence ATGGCTAAAAAAGTAGTCGGCCGTGAGATGACTAGTAAGGTTGGCCTAGATTCAGCAGAAGCTGTTAAATCACTCAAGACGTTGACAGCTGAGGTTAGAGCCAATACTAGCGGCTGGAAGGCTCAAGAGACGGCCTTAAAATCAGCTGGAGAGTATCAAAAGGCGGCCGCATCTAGGGTAGACGGGTTAGCTAAGTCAATGGAGATGCAAAAGTCTAAAATTGATGAGTTAAAGTCCCGTCAAGCAGGCTTAAACAGGGATACTAAAGATGGTGAAGAAACCTATCTAAAGCTGTCTGACCAGATTAACAAGGCAAGTCGGTCATACGACTCAATGGGTGGTCAGCTAGACCGGGCCAAGTCAAAGCTACAGTATTACAATTCAGGCTTAGCAGACCTACAAAAGGGCTATAAACAGAGTACAGCTTTAAGTGAGTCCTATGTTAAGCGCCTAGAAGCCGAAGGTAGGTCAGCCGAAGCCAACAAGGCTAAATTGGGTGGTTTAAAACAGGCCTATTCTAACATGGAGGCTCAGTATAAGGCCCAAACTAGCGAACTGGAACGAATTAAGACGGCCAGCGGTGCTACTAGTGACGCTTATAAACGTCAGCAAGTGCGTGTTAATGAAACCGCAACAGCCATGGCTAAAGCTAAGACTAGCCAAAACGAGCTACTTAAAGCGATGGAAAAAGAACCTCATGGATTTATGCACGGTGTTCGTTCTAAGCTTGATAGCATTGATGACAAGGCTAAGAAGACATCTCATTTATTCGGTACAATTCTAGGCGCCCATTTAGTTGCTAATGGGATTACCAATGCTTTGTCAAGTATGACGGAATCTTTTGGCGAACTTACTAGTGCTGTAACAGAATATGATAACAAACAACGCACAATGACGGCCACATGGACTACTTTAACCGGTTCAAACGGAAAAGGTAAACAAATGGTCGACATTGGTAATGGGTTAGCTTCGGCTTTCAATCAAAATATCAATGTGGTTGATGAACTTAACCAGTCGTTCTATCATGTGTTTGATAATGCACCACGGACTAAAGAATTAACTAAGTCCATCTTAACGCTGGGTGATACGCTTAACCTAAGTGATGAGAATGTTACCCGACTAGGCACTAACTTCACTCATATGCTATCAAGTGGCAAGATGCAGCTTGGCGACTTCAACATGATTAATGACCAATTGCCAATGTACGCTGAAAAGATGTTGGAGTTTGAAAAGAAGCAACAGCATAACAGTAAGCTAACCATGTCAACACTACGTGACCAGATGAGTGCCGGCAAGATTAGTGCTAAAGACGCTGAAGAAGTTATGAACTCACTTGGTGGTAAGTATGCCAAGGCTTCAGAAAACTTGATGAAGACCATACCCGGTATGGAACGATCAATCAGAACTCAAATGCCGGCGTTATTAGACGCAATTTACAAACCAATTGCCAATATGAAATCTCCGTTAATGGGCCAGTTTACCAAGTGGATTGGTGATAAGAATACTAAAGCTGAGTTTAAAGATGTTGGCAATGCGCTAGCCTTGCAGATTAACAACATAACTAAAGCATTTGCCGGTAAGAATTTCAACGTTGGCAATACGCTAGATAAAATGTTGGCTAATCTAGCAAAAGGCATTGATAAAATGGGCGCTAATATTGTTGCTCACAAAAAAGAGATTAAGTCATTCTTTAGTTCGATGAAGACTGCTTCTAAGACATCATTCAATGTGTTTGTACAATCCCTCAAGGACATCGAACCTATACTGAAGATTGTTGGTGGATTTGCTGAGAAGCACCCTAAAGTATTCGCTGGTTTAGCTTCTAGTGCCTTTGTAGCAAGTAAGGGTATATCTGCATTAAAGCTAGCCTTCAGTGGCTTAGACTTGGCGAAGGGCCTAGGTGGCAAGCTCAGCCGGCTTGTGTTCAAACCAAAGGTTGATGGCGCTGAAGGCAAGCGCGAACTAACCAAGTTTGCAAGTTTTGTTAAGCGTTCAGGAACTGGAATGGGGCACTGGTTAAAGATGGCTGCTAGTGTAACCACCACTAAGGCAAAAGGTGCGCTTAGTAGTATGTGGACACACACTAAATCAGTCGGTGGCAAGATTGGTAAGGGCTTGAAGTGGACGGCTAAGATCGCTTATAAGGGCGCTTCTAAGGCATTCAGTGTGCTAGGTGCTGGCATTAAAACACTAGGTAAGTCATTTCTATCATTGGGAAGGCTATTATTAGCTAATCCAATCGGCCTAGTTTTAACCGCTGTGGTTGCTTTAGGTGTAGCATTCTACGAGGCTTACAAGCACATTAAGCCGTTCCGTGAATGGGTTAACAAGACATTTAAGTCAGTGGTTAACTTTGGCAAAGGTATCGCTAAATGGGGTTCAAATGTTGGCAAGTCGGTAGGCAAAGCGCTAGGTAAAGTTGGCAACACCATGGGTAAATGGGCTAAAACCACTACCGGTTTCTTTAAAAAACACAAGACCGAGATATTAACTACTTTGATTAACCCATTTGCAGGCTTAGCTACATGGTTCTTAAAGGACACTAAAACTGGTAAGAATATTCAAAAGTGGTCTAAAGGTTTTAGCAAAGACATTCAAAAAATGGGCTTTAAGAAGGCGATGGACAAACAGGTCAATGACGCTTCTAAGGCGTTTAGCAAGACTAAGTTCGGCAAGTGGTTTAAGACCGTTTCAGATAGTTTCAACACTTGGAAGTCTAGCTTTAAAAAGAGCTGGAACGGTCACTGGTCAGCCATGGGTAAATCGCTCAGGAACAACTGGAACGGTTCCGTTAAGAACACTAGGAACTTCTTTAGCACCGTTGGTAAGAAGTGGAATGGCTTTAAAAACAGCTTTAGAAAAGGTTGGAACAGCCATTGGAATGCTATGACTAGGAACTTGCATGGTGCATGGAACAGTTCCTATAAGCACACTAGAGACTTCTTTTCTAGCATGGGTAAGAAGTGGGACGGTTGGAAGTCTAGCTTTAGAAAGAGCTGGAACAGCCACTGGAATGATATGCGTTCCAACTTAAACCACTACTGGAACAGGTCAATTAAACATACTAGAGATTTCTTTAGTAGTATGGGATCCAGATGGGTTGGATGGAAAAAGAGCTTTGCACATAGTTGGAACAGTCATTGGGACACCATGCGATCTAATCTGCATAGCTATTGGAACAAAGACTTGAGCCATACTAGAGTGTTTGGCCATTCAATGGGTGACTGGCTCTCAACATTCAAACATTCATTCAAATCAGGCTGGTCTAGTTTAGGAACCGGCGTTGAGAATATCTTCAAAGGTCTTTGGAAGGATTTAAAGAATTTTGCTAAAGATGGCATGAACGATGTTATCGACATTATCAACGGTGGGATTAATGCGGTTGATAGTGTCATCCATACATTTGGTGGTAAGAGGAAGACTATCGGTGATTTAAGCCATGTTCATTTTGCCGAAGGTACTGGTATGTTTAGTGGGTCGCGGAATCCGATTACACGCCCTACTATGGCAATGTTAAATGATGGTAATGATAGCCCTCAAACTGGCAACAAAGAAATGGTCATGCTACCTAATGGTGACTCAGGCATTGTTCAAGGCCGTAACACTAAGATGATGCTACCCGCTGGCACTGAGGTATTGAATGCCAGTGAGACAGCCATGTTAATGGCAATGCAAGGCGTGACTAAGTACGCTAAAGGGACTGGATTATTTGGTGACATTTTAAACAGTGTCACTAGTGGCATTTCAGGTGTGACTAGCTGGGTTGGTAAAAAGGTAGGCAGTTTAGAGAAGTTATTCAAGACCGCTGAAAATATTATTGCTCACCCAATTAAGTCACTAGAAAACCTGTTTAGTTGGTCTTCTAAGGGCGTCTCAGGTGTCATGAGTAACATTGGTCACGGCCTATTTAATGGTGTTGAAAAACAAGCTAAGACGTGGTGGTCAACCCTATGGGGCGGCGTTAGTGACAGCCTAGACAGTGGTGCTTCTAGTTCTACGCTAGTTAATGCGATGATGAAATATGGCGCCACAAACAAGTATGTTTACGGTGCTGAGGGCCCTAGTGCGTTTGACTGTTCCGGCTTAGTTGAGTACACGCTAAAGAAGCTTGGAATTAGCTTCCCACGGACTAGTGGCGAGCAGTATAGGGCGTCTAAGTATGTCAGCAATCCTAAACCGGGTGACTTGGTATTCTTTGGCCCAGGTGGTAGCGATCACGTTGGGGTATACACCGGTAATGGCGAGTTTTACAGTGCTGAAAATGAGCATGATGGTATGGGTATCAGTAAAGTTCATGGCGGTGGCTATGGGTCGTTTGCTGGCTATGGGCGAGTACCTGGTTTATCAGATAGCGCTAGCTCAGATAAGTCTTCTAAATCTAGTGGGCTGTTAGGCACCATTAAAAAGCAAGTTGGCTCAGGCTTTTGGAAGTTCATCAGCAAGTTAGCCGATGAGTTTGGCGATGGCGGTAGTAGTAACCCCGGTGGTTCAGGTGTTCAACGTTGGAAGCCAGACGTTATCAAAGCGTTGAAGAAGAACGGCTTTGAAGCCAGTGCTAGTCAAGTCTCGGCTTGGATGAAGGTTATTGCACGTGAATCAAACGGTGACCCGTCAGTGGTCAACAATTGGGACGCTAACGCTAGAATGGGTATTCCATCTAAAGGGCTGGTTCAAACTATCCAGCCAACATTTGATGCCTACAAGTTCCCTGGTCATAACAATCCACTTAATGGTTATGATGACTTGCTAGCTGGTATCCACTATATGAAGGCTAAATACGGATCAGGTGCTAGTGCGTTTGATCGTGTTAGTGGGCCTGAAGGTTACGAAAACGGTGGCATCATCAACACTAACCAGTTGATTGAGGTTGCTGAACACAACAAACCTGAAATGGTGTTGCCGTTGACTAATAAATCACGGGCTAACCAGTTAATTGCACAGGCTAGTCAGGTGGTAAATGGCAATACTAGCACACAGGTTGCGTCTACTAACAGTGAAAGTAATGAGAAGCTTGATAAACTAATCAGCTTAATGTCAGCCATTCTAGGCAACATGGGCAGTGTTCAAGCAGTCATTGCTAAATCCGATGTGGTTAATGCCGTTAAATCTGACAATAAGACAGCTTCACAGTATTCACAAATGATGGGCTATTAA
- a CDS encoding phage tail assembly chaperone, whose protein sequence is MKINAKNYFKINKTADVTPTNNIIRLATKVQIGMLESQDTEKEVTELDAMKNGLELQDEMTSFVQRVMGYTDKQMETINDTISIERFGEGVGYLIMRLNGISDADIKLSEQKQRKAIEDAKSSK, encoded by the coding sequence ATGAAAATCAATGCTAAAAACTATTTTAAAATCAACAAGACGGCTGATGTAACGCCAACTAACAATATCATTCGATTAGCTACCAAAGTTCAAATTGGTATGTTGGAATCACAAGACACCGAAAAAGAAGTTACCGAACTAGACGCAATGAAAAACGGCCTAGAATTACAGGACGAAATGACCAGCTTTGTACAACGGGTTATGGGCTACACTGACAAGCAGATGGAAACGATTAACGATACCATCTCAATTGAACGGTTTGGCGAAGGTGTCGGTTACCTAATCATGCGGTTAAACGGTATCTCAGACGCTGATATTAAACTGTCTGAACAGAAGCAACGTAAAGCCATCGAAGACGCTAAGTCGTCAAAATAA
- a CDS encoding HK97-gp10 family putative phage morphogenesis protein — MANDDMADQLASWLKDVHKLVPNEAEQERITKAGAKKLADNLTEVTRKKHYSNHKDEKYGHMADNISYNSNDIDGEHDGSSIVGWTNKYHDMNAMRLNDGTKHIRADHFVDENLADSQDDIFNAMLDEYKKEDDD, encoded by the coding sequence ATGGCAAACGATGATATGGCCGACCAACTAGCAAGCTGGCTTAAAGACGTCCATAAGCTAGTTCCCAATGAAGCTGAACAGGAGCGGATAACCAAAGCCGGCGCTAAGAAGTTAGCTGATAACTTGACGGAAGTCACGAGAAAGAAACACTATTCAAATCATAAAGACGAGAAGTACGGACACATGGCTGACAACATAAGCTATAACAGCAACGATATAGACGGCGAACACGATGGGAGCTCAATTGTAGGGTGGACTAATAAATACCATGATATGAACGCCATGAGGCTAAACGATGGGACTAAACATATTAGGGCTGACCACTTTGTTGATGAGAACTTAGCCGACAGCCAAGATGATATCTTTAACGCCATGCTAGATGAATATAAGAAGGAGGACGATGACTAA
- a CDS encoding phage head closure protein, translating to MAINRLTPVDFNQRIQIGTVKTVQNPINGTSKQTFVSQFSLYCVSYTRSIAYSYQLTTEQLEQVVVIIRHNPKVYEGIKCQYKGKLYDVINDSMDDSSNYLSCDYLTLKQVTKGA from the coding sequence ATGGCAATTAATAGGCTAACTCCAGTTGACTTTAACCAACGTATACAGATTGGCACTGTTAAAACTGTTCAAAATCCTATTAACGGAACTAGCAAACAGACATTTGTTAGTCAGTTTAGTTTATACTGTGTATCCTATACACGATCGATTGCATATTCATATCAACTCACAACTGAGCAATTAGAGCAAGTAGTGGTCATTATTAGGCACAATCCTAAAGTTTATGAAGGCATTAAATGCCAGTATAAAGGTAAACTTTACGATGTCATCAATGACAGCATGGATGATTCTAGTAATTATCTGTCTTGCGATTATTTGACGCTTAAACAGGTCACTAAGGGGGCCTAG